The Microcoleus sp. FACHB-672 genome window below encodes:
- a CDS encoding sulfotransferase domain-containing protein, whose product MMPDFLIIGGQKCGTTSLYQYLIQHPQILPAAQKEVHFFDLNFSQGIEWYQQQFPLPTSEQQLTGESSPYYFFHPCVPQRVYQLFPNIKLIVLLREPVARAWSHYHHEVRLGFESFSFDEAIAQEAERLNGETEKLLADETYYSFNHQHYSYLSRGIYIKQLETWMDLFPKKQFLVIKSENFYTNPGKTLDQVFEFLELPAYQLDHYSKYNVGDYPPLTEATQRYLSDYFQLHNRKLQEYLGMTFFPH is encoded by the coding sequence ATGATGCCAGACTTTCTAATTATTGGCGGTCAAAAATGTGGCACAACTTCCCTGTACCAGTATTTGATTCAGCATCCTCAAATTCTGCCGGCAGCCCAAAAGGAAGTACACTTTTTTGACCTAAATTTTTCTCAAGGAATTGAGTGGTATCAGCAGCAATTTCCCCTGCCAACTAGCGAACAGCAACTCACCGGAGAATCAAGCCCCTACTATTTCTTTCATCCCTGCGTTCCCCAGCGAGTCTATCAACTCTTTCCCAATATTAAATTAATCGTTTTGCTCAGAGAGCCGGTTGCTAGAGCTTGGTCACACTACCATCATGAAGTTAGACTAGGGTTTGAGTCCTTCTCCTTTGACGAAGCCATCGCACAGGAAGCGGAAAGACTCAACGGAGAAACCGAGAAGCTTTTAGCAGATGAAACTTACTATAGTTTCAATCACCAGCACTACTCTTACCTGTCACGCGGCATCTACATCAAGCAACTCGAAACCTGGATGGATCTGTTCCCCAAAAAACAGTTCTTAGTTATCAAAAGTGAAAACTTTTACACAAATCCTGGGAAAACTCTTGATCAGGTATTTGAATTTTTAGAGTTGCCGGCTTATCAACTTGACCACTACAGCAAGTACAATGTAGGGGATTACCCCCCACTTACGGAAGCAACCCAACGTTACTTAAGCGACTATTTCCAACTCCACAATCGCAAATTACAGGAATATTTAGGCATGACATTCTTTCCCCACTGA
- a CDS encoding glycosyltransferase family 2 protein produces the protein MPQVLFSIIIPTRQRHDTLKYSIQSVINQTYKEFELIVMDNFSTPETAEVVDSFNDPRIKYYRATERLSMSDNWELGLSYATGEYIFVLGDDDALMPDGLEIAFNLINDSNLSIISWNRFFYWWPSAIVPWRRNRLRMGFSQEAGIVNSHQKLLQYCNYHLTYEYLPMVYNSFIHQDLIKKIKSIHGKYFMSYCPDVASGILNAYFSEKYLYSFRPLSVIGVSGHSTGTSANYQSLNAQPFKDYIEEEKKDISAELHPRLIPSKDQYILLADVILKTKELYFPENQEFDVNIEELLKRMSLRINVDPGSYENTLNDIKLLAQKYEIPLSRLNIPPKKMGEREPPQGPFAEPNGVITTLIINCEQAGISDVAQAAMLAEGILPPKEAFILKIKNAYPVIFQGRKTKETFSIQETVCSPRFLNELIGCVNLYQIDPSDLLVLADLQKLRKQLADFWLSVPTEALETFYASDVGKAYRALLSSEMKDQPLTPNEQAFVSDLTANMDKEVNQPKAIHYLLAASLYYSADRLPVSADFSHLPKWFLSDYQTLAKV, from the coding sequence ATGCCCCAAGTTCTTTTTTCAATTATCATCCCAACTCGTCAGAGACACGACACCCTTAAATATTCCATTCAGAGCGTCATCAATCAAACTTATAAAGAGTTTGAACTAATCGTTATGGATAACTTTAGCACTCCAGAAACCGCTGAAGTTGTCGATTCATTTAACGATCCAAGAATTAAATATTATCGTGCAACTGAAAGGCTCTCAATGTCGGACAATTGGGAACTAGGTTTATCTTACGCAACGGGAGAATATATCTTTGTTTTAGGAGATGATGATGCTTTAATGCCCGACGGTTTAGAAATTGCGTTCAATTTGATCAATGATTCCAACCTTTCAATTATTTCTTGGAACCGCTTTTTCTATTGGTGGCCTAGCGCTATTGTTCCTTGGCGGCGCAACAGGCTAAGAATGGGCTTTTCCCAGGAAGCTGGAATTGTTAATTCTCATCAAAAATTGCTTCAATATTGTAATTATCATCTAACTTATGAATATTTGCCGATGGTTTATAACTCTTTTATTCATCAAGATTTGATTAAAAAAATCAAATCTATCCATGGTAAATATTTTATGTCCTACTGTCCGGATGTCGCCTCTGGCATCCTTAATGCCTATTTTTCCGAAAAATACTTGTATTCTTTTCGTCCCCTTTCAGTTATTGGAGTTTCAGGACATAGTACAGGAACCTCTGCCAACTACCAAAGCTTAAACGCGCAGCCTTTCAAAGATTATATAGAAGAAGAAAAAAAAGATATTTCTGCTGAATTGCACCCACGCTTGATTCCTTCAAAAGATCAATATATACTACTTGCTGATGTTATCCTTAAAACCAAAGAGCTATATTTCCCAGAGAACCAAGAGTTCGATGTTAATATAGAAGAATTATTAAAACGGATGTCTTTACGCATTAATGTAGATCCGGGAAGTTATGAAAACACTCTAAACGACATTAAATTATTAGCTCAAAAGTATGAAATTCCTCTTTCAAGGTTAAATATTCCTCCGAAAAAGATGGGCGAACGCGAACCCCCTCAAGGCCCTTTTGCCGAACCAAATGGTGTCATAACAACATTAATTATTAACTGTGAGCAAGCGGGGATATCTGATGTTGCTCAAGCCGCCATGCTAGCTGAAGGAATTTTGCCACCAAAAGAGGCTTTTATTCTGAAGATAAAGAACGCTTATCCAGTTATTTTCCAGGGAAGAAAGACAAAAGAAACTTTCTCTATTCAAGAAACTGTTTGTTCTCCCCGATTTTTAAACGAGCTAATTGGATGTGTAAATCTTTATCAAATTGATCCATCCGACTTATTAGTGCTAGCAGATTTACAAAAGCTTCGCAAACAACTGGCTGATTTTTGGCTGAGTGTGCCAACAGAGGCGTTAGAAACTTTCTACGCATCTGATGTTGGTAAAGCATATCGCGCACTTTTAAGCAGTGAAATGAAAGATCAGCCTCTGACTCCAAATGAACAAGCTTTTGTGAGCGACTTAACAGCCAATATGGATAAAGAAGTTAATCAACCAAAAGCTATTCATTACCTGCTAGCAGCCTCGCTTTACTACAGTGCCGACCGGCTGCCGGTGTCGGCTGATTTTTCTCACCTTCCCAAGTGGTTCCTCAGCGACTACCAAACATTGGCTAAAGTTTAA
- a CDS encoding glycosyltransferase family 4 protein, with protein MRVLFLHPNFPAQYRHIVTALGSDPNHEVVFGTKNERPEWNIPGVRKVVFTPSRDPRPETHHYVRPLESAVLYGQAVFRIAEQLKKEEFVPDIVCGHSGWGPTLFVKDAFPKSRLLCYFEWFYHAYGSDANFDPADPLSLDDFPRIRVKNSPILIDLYSCDWGVSPTNWQRSQFPKEFHSKISVLHDGVDTDYFKPNPGAKLILPNLDLSGVDEIVTYVARGMEPYRGFPEFIESIAYIQERRPNCHVVVVGSDRVCYGKSLPNNETYKEHMLKKVPLDLSRVHFVGSLPYGLYLKVIQASSAHIYLTRPFVLSWSMIESMSTGCLVIGSDTAPVKEVIRDGENGLLVDFFSPKQIADRVDEVMDHPTRMAELRVKARQTALERYALKDMLSRQLQLIKDVASGSMTPQSNEKPRKQKTSKGFEVAKRGSNRG; from the coding sequence ATGCGAGTTTTATTCCTTCATCCCAACTTTCCCGCTCAGTACCGCCATATTGTCACCGCCCTCGGCAGCGATCCCAATCATGAAGTAGTTTTTGGGACTAAAAATGAGCGTCCTGAATGGAACATACCGGGCGTCAGAAAAGTCGTTTTTACACCCAGTCGAGATCCGCGTCCAGAAACTCACCACTATGTTCGTCCTTTAGAAAGTGCTGTTCTCTACGGACAAGCGGTATTTCGCATCGCTGAACAGCTGAAAAAGGAAGAATTTGTACCAGATATTGTTTGCGGTCATTCGGGTTGGGGACCAACACTTTTTGTAAAAGACGCCTTTCCCAAAAGCCGCCTCCTTTGCTATTTTGAATGGTTTTATCACGCCTACGGTTCAGATGCAAATTTTGACCCAGCAGACCCTCTAAGCCTTGATGATTTTCCCCGCATTCGTGTTAAAAATTCCCCCATTCTTATTGATTTATATTCCTGCGATTGGGGCGTCTCTCCCACAAATTGGCAGCGATCGCAATTTCCTAAAGAATTCCACAGCAAAATTAGTGTGCTGCACGATGGCGTTGATACCGATTACTTTAAGCCAAACCCAGGCGCAAAATTGATTTTACCGAACCTGGATTTGTCCGGTGTTGATGAAATTGTTACCTATGTCGCACGGGGCATGGAACCTTATCGCGGTTTTCCAGAATTTATTGAATCGATTGCTTATATTCAAGAGCGCCGGCCAAACTGTCATGTTGTCGTTGTCGGCTCAGATAGAGTTTGTTACGGGAAATCTTTGCCGAACAACGAAACTTATAAAGAGCATATGCTCAAAAAGGTGCCACTCGATTTATCACGCGTTCATTTTGTCGGTTCTCTCCCCTATGGTTTGTACCTGAAAGTGATTCAGGCATCCTCCGCGCACATCTATTTAACCCGGCCATTTGTGTTGTCTTGGTCGATGATTGAATCCATGTCAACCGGCTGCTTAGTTATTGGTTCTGACACTGCGCCGGTGAAAGAAGTCATCCGTGATGGAGAAAATGGTTTGCTGGTGGATTTCTTCTCACCCAAGCAAATTGCAGATAGAGTTGATGAAGTCATGGATCACCCCACGCGCATGGCTGAGCTTCGCGTGAAAGCTCGCCAAACTGCTTTGGAGCGATATGCTTTGAAAGATATGCTAAGCCGTCAACTTCAACTGATTAAAGACGTTGCCAGCGGTTCTATGACCCCACAAAGCAATGAAAAGCCTCGGAAACAGAAAACGAGTAAAGGCTTTGAAGTTGCCAAACGTGGCTCTAATAGAGGTTAA
- a CDS encoding IS4 family transposase has protein sequence MLLILINIIQSQKEVRLETIARVFPLWITFEGRRRKIQRFLDLPSLTVSRILWPIISYWLLNSMPKKPNQKLYLAIDRSQWKNINLLMVSVIWQRRAIPLAWRLLPHLGNSNFEEQESVPSPVLARFKDYQIVVLGNREFCSLDLASWLVASHVGVCLRLKKATCLEVENQIWQRLDELPIKPGISCYYQGRRIRKTRPVAGFSVAAKWKRNYRGQTAKEAWFILTNLGSLTVAIAAYKRRMGIEQMFRDCKRGGYNLERTGLRGERLNAMILVMSLAYLQSTLQGDEINRHQGKKYVCRSKESGRIYRRRSTLGIGLDAEQWVKNLEQYHPWAAELTSKSSHKRHFYQRGLRAQTIIRSIS, from the coding sequence ATGTTGCTGATTCTAATCAACATTATTCAATCCCAGAAAGAAGTCAGACTAGAAACCATAGCGAGAGTGTTTCCGCTGTGGATAACTTTTGAAGGAAGACGCAGAAAGATACAAAGATTCTTGGATTTACCCAGCTTAACAGTCAGTCGCATATTATGGCCCATTATCAGTTATTGGCTCTTGAACTCGATGCCAAAAAAGCCGAATCAGAAGTTATACTTAGCGATTGACCGCAGCCAGTGGAAAAATATCAACTTACTGATGGTGAGCGTGATTTGGCAAAGAAGAGCTATTCCCTTAGCCTGGAGATTATTGCCGCACTTAGGCAATAGTAACTTTGAGGAACAAGAAAGCGTACCCTCCCCAGTTTTAGCCAGATTCAAAGATTATCAAATAGTGGTGTTAGGAAACCGAGAGTTTTGTTCCCTAGATTTAGCTTCATGGCTTGTGGCAAGTCATGTCGGAGTTTGTTTAAGGTTGAAAAAAGCCACTTGTCTGGAAGTCGAAAATCAAATTTGGCAGCGATTGGATGAGTTACCAATTAAGCCGGGAATCTCCTGCTATTATCAAGGCAGAAGAATCAGGAAAACCCGGCCAGTTGCCGGATTCTCTGTGGCAGCGAAATGGAAAAGAAACTACCGGGGTCAAACCGCAAAAGAAGCTTGGTTTATCTTGACGAATCTGGGAAGTTTAACGGTGGCAATTGCCGCGTATAAAAGAAGAATGGGCATTGAACAAATGTTCCGAGACTGTAAAAGAGGGGGCTATAACCTAGAACGCACTGGATTAAGAGGAGAGCGATTGAACGCAATGATTTTGGTGATGTCTCTGGCTTATTTACAGTCTACTCTGCAAGGGGATGAAATCAACAGACATCAGGGAAAAAAATATGTCTGTCGTTCCAAAGAATCGGGAAGAATCTATCGAAGACGCAGCACCTTGGGGATTGGGTTAGATGCAGAACAATGGGTAAAAAACTTGGAACAATATCACCCATGGGCCGCAGAATTAACCAGTAAATCTTCTCATAAACGCCACTTTTATCAGCGAGGTCTAAGGGCACAAACCATTATCCGCTCTATTTCTTAG